Proteins co-encoded in one Gopherus evgoodei ecotype Sinaloan lineage chromosome 4, rGopEvg1_v1.p, whole genome shotgun sequence genomic window:
- the CHRM4 gene encoding muscarinic acetylcholine receptor M4 isoform X3 has translation MHGLAFQKEPFAVGDPQSMHNLSVQPWQMKMANLTYDNFTNGNRSEGDMQHPSNHYKTVELVFIATVTGSLSLVTVVGNILVMLSIKVNRQLQTVNNYFLFSLACADLIIGVFSMNLYTVYIIKGYWPLGAVVCDLWLALDYVVSNASVMNLLIISFDRYFCVTKPLTYPARRTTKMAGLMIAAAWLLSFVLWAPAILFWQFIVGERTVPERECYIQFLSNPAVTFGTAIAAFYLPVVIMTVLYIHISLASRSRVRRHKPEGKKEKKTKPLSFFKSPLIKQNNNNSPKRALEVKEEVRNGKVEDQPLAQTEAAGQQEEKETSNESSTVSITQTTKEKQVAEILPAGPGQSPAHPRVNPTSKWSKIKIVTKQTGTECVTAIEIVPAKTAANTLSNNRPANVARKFASIARSQVRKKRQMAAREKKVTRTIFAILLAFILTWTPYNVMVLINTFCETCVPETVWSIGYWLCYVNSTINPACYALCNATFKKTFKHLLMCQYRNIGTAR, from the exons ATGCATG GTCTTGCTTTCCAGAAGGAGCCATTTGCTGTTGGAGACCCAC AATCCATGCATAACCTCTCTGTTCAGCCCTGGCAGATGAAGATGGCCAACCTTACCTATGACAACTTCACCAATGGCAACCGATCTGAAGGGGACATGCAGCATCCTTCCAACCACTACAAAACAGTGGAGTTGGTCTTCATTGCCACGGTAACCGGCTCACTCAGCCTGGTCACTGTGGTGGGGAACATCCTGGTCATGCTGTCCATCAAAGTGAACCGCCAGCTCCAGACTGTGAACAACTACTTCCTTTTCAGCCTGGCCTGTGCTGACCTGATCATCGGGGTCTTCTCCATGAACCTCTACACGGTCTATATCATCAAAGGCTATTGGCCGCTGGGGGCCGTGGTGTGTGACCTCTGGCTGGCACTGGACTATGTGGTGAGCAACGCCTCTGTCATGAATTTACTCATAATCAGTTTTGACCGGTACTTCTGTGTTACCAAGCCCCTGACCTACCCGGCTCGAAGGACCACCAAAATGGCAGGGCTGATGATTGCAGCAGCTTGGCTATTGTCCTTTGTTCTCTGGGCGCCTGCCATCTTGTTCTGGCAGTTCATTGTTGGGGAGAGGACAGTCCCGGAGCGGGAATGCTACATCCAGTTCCTATCTAATCCAGCTGTGACCTTTGGCACAGCCATCGCTGCTTTCTACCTCCCAGTGGTCATCATGACTGTGCTTTACATTCACATCTCGCTGGCCAGCAGGAGCAGAGTGAGGAGGCACAAGCCCGAGGGCAAGAAGGAGAAGAAAACTAAGCCACTCAGCTTCTTTAAGAGCCCACTGATCAAACAGAACAACAACAACTCTCCCAAGAGGGCACTGGAGGTGAAGGAGGAGGTGAGGAATGGTAAAGTGGAGGATCAACCCTTAGCACAGACAGAGGCTGCAGGTCAGCAAGAGGAGAAGGAGACCTCCAATGAATCCAGCACAGTCAGCATCACCCAGACCACAAAAGAGAAGCAGGTGGCAGAAATCTTACcagctgggccagggcagagTCCTGCCCACCCGCGGGTTAACCCAACCTCCAAGTGGTCCAAGATTAAGATTGTCACCAAGCAAACTGGTACTGAATGCGTCACAGCCATTGAGATTGTCCCAGCTAAGACAGCGGCTAACACTCTCTCAAACAATCGCCCAGCCAATGTCGCCAGAAAGTTTGCTAGCATTGCCAGAAGTCAGGTGCGGAAGAAGCGTCAGATGGCAGCCAGGGAGAAAAAAGTCACCAGAACCATATTCGCCATCCTGCTTGCCTTCATTCTCACATGGACTCCTTACAATGTCATGGTCCTTATTAACACCTTCTGTGAGACCTGCGTACCCGAGACAGTATGGTCTATTGGGTACTGGCTCTGCTACGTCAACAGCACCATCAACCCAGCCTGCTATGCCCTCTGTAATGCTACTTTCAAGAAGACCTTTAAGCACCTTCTCATGTGCCAGTACAGGAACATTGGCACAGCTAGATAA
- the CHRM4 gene encoding muscarinic acetylcholine receptor M4 isoform X4 yields the protein MPGPESMHNLSVQPWQMKMANLTYDNFTNGNRSEGDMQHPSNHYKTVELVFIATVTGSLSLVTVVGNILVMLSIKVNRQLQTVNNYFLFSLACADLIIGVFSMNLYTVYIIKGYWPLGAVVCDLWLALDYVVSNASVMNLLIISFDRYFCVTKPLTYPARRTTKMAGLMIAAAWLLSFVLWAPAILFWQFIVGERTVPERECYIQFLSNPAVTFGTAIAAFYLPVVIMTVLYIHISLASRSRVRRHKPEGKKEKKTKPLSFFKSPLIKQNNNNSPKRALEVKEEVRNGKVEDQPLAQTEAAGQQEEKETSNESSTVSITQTTKEKQVAEILPAGPGQSPAHPRVNPTSKWSKIKIVTKQTGTECVTAIEIVPAKTAANTLSNNRPANVARKFASIARSQVRKKRQMAAREKKVTRTIFAILLAFILTWTPYNVMVLINTFCETCVPETVWSIGYWLCYVNSTINPACYALCNATFKKTFKHLLMCQYRNIGTAR from the exons ATGCCAGGCCCTG AATCCATGCATAACCTCTCTGTTCAGCCCTGGCAGATGAAGATGGCCAACCTTACCTATGACAACTTCACCAATGGCAACCGATCTGAAGGGGACATGCAGCATCCTTCCAACCACTACAAAACAGTGGAGTTGGTCTTCATTGCCACGGTAACCGGCTCACTCAGCCTGGTCACTGTGGTGGGGAACATCCTGGTCATGCTGTCCATCAAAGTGAACCGCCAGCTCCAGACTGTGAACAACTACTTCCTTTTCAGCCTGGCCTGTGCTGACCTGATCATCGGGGTCTTCTCCATGAACCTCTACACGGTCTATATCATCAAAGGCTATTGGCCGCTGGGGGCCGTGGTGTGTGACCTCTGGCTGGCACTGGACTATGTGGTGAGCAACGCCTCTGTCATGAATTTACTCATAATCAGTTTTGACCGGTACTTCTGTGTTACCAAGCCCCTGACCTACCCGGCTCGAAGGACCACCAAAATGGCAGGGCTGATGATTGCAGCAGCTTGGCTATTGTCCTTTGTTCTCTGGGCGCCTGCCATCTTGTTCTGGCAGTTCATTGTTGGGGAGAGGACAGTCCCGGAGCGGGAATGCTACATCCAGTTCCTATCTAATCCAGCTGTGACCTTTGGCACAGCCATCGCTGCTTTCTACCTCCCAGTGGTCATCATGACTGTGCTTTACATTCACATCTCGCTGGCCAGCAGGAGCAGAGTGAGGAGGCACAAGCCCGAGGGCAAGAAGGAGAAGAAAACTAAGCCACTCAGCTTCTTTAAGAGCCCACTGATCAAACAGAACAACAACAACTCTCCCAAGAGGGCACTGGAGGTGAAGGAGGAGGTGAGGAATGGTAAAGTGGAGGATCAACCCTTAGCACAGACAGAGGCTGCAGGTCAGCAAGAGGAGAAGGAGACCTCCAATGAATCCAGCACAGTCAGCATCACCCAGACCACAAAAGAGAAGCAGGTGGCAGAAATCTTACcagctgggccagggcagagTCCTGCCCACCCGCGGGTTAACCCAACCTCCAAGTGGTCCAAGATTAAGATTGTCACCAAGCAAACTGGTACTGAATGCGTCACAGCCATTGAGATTGTCCCAGCTAAGACAGCGGCTAACACTCTCTCAAACAATCGCCCAGCCAATGTCGCCAGAAAGTTTGCTAGCATTGCCAGAAGTCAGGTGCGGAAGAAGCGTCAGATGGCAGCCAGGGAGAAAAAAGTCACCAGAACCATATTCGCCATCCTGCTTGCCTTCATTCTCACATGGACTCCTTACAATGTCATGGTCCTTATTAACACCTTCTGTGAGACCTGCGTACCCGAGACAGTATGGTCTATTGGGTACTGGCTCTGCTACGTCAACAGCACCATCAACCCAGCCTGCTATGCCCTCTGTAATGCTACTTTCAAGAAGACCTTTAAGCACCTTCTCATGTGCCAGTACAGGAACATTGGCACAGCTAGATAA
- the CHRM4 gene encoding muscarinic acetylcholine receptor M4 isoform X2: MGFENSTGAGAPTPWGAPESMHNLSVQPWQMKMANLTYDNFTNGNRSEGDMQHPSNHYKTVELVFIATVTGSLSLVTVVGNILVMLSIKVNRQLQTVNNYFLFSLACADLIIGVFSMNLYTVYIIKGYWPLGAVVCDLWLALDYVVSNASVMNLLIISFDRYFCVTKPLTYPARRTTKMAGLMIAAAWLLSFVLWAPAILFWQFIVGERTVPERECYIQFLSNPAVTFGTAIAAFYLPVVIMTVLYIHISLASRSRVRRHKPEGKKEKKTKPLSFFKSPLIKQNNNNSPKRALEVKEEVRNGKVEDQPLAQTEAAGQQEEKETSNESSTVSITQTTKEKQVAEILPAGPGQSPAHPRVNPTSKWSKIKIVTKQTGTECVTAIEIVPAKTAANTLSNNRPANVARKFASIARSQVRKKRQMAAREKKVTRTIFAILLAFILTWTPYNVMVLINTFCETCVPETVWSIGYWLCYVNSTINPACYALCNATFKKTFKHLLMCQYRNIGTAR; encoded by the coding sequence AATCCATGCATAACCTCTCTGTTCAGCCCTGGCAGATGAAGATGGCCAACCTTACCTATGACAACTTCACCAATGGCAACCGATCTGAAGGGGACATGCAGCATCCTTCCAACCACTACAAAACAGTGGAGTTGGTCTTCATTGCCACGGTAACCGGCTCACTCAGCCTGGTCACTGTGGTGGGGAACATCCTGGTCATGCTGTCCATCAAAGTGAACCGCCAGCTCCAGACTGTGAACAACTACTTCCTTTTCAGCCTGGCCTGTGCTGACCTGATCATCGGGGTCTTCTCCATGAACCTCTACACGGTCTATATCATCAAAGGCTATTGGCCGCTGGGGGCCGTGGTGTGTGACCTCTGGCTGGCACTGGACTATGTGGTGAGCAACGCCTCTGTCATGAATTTACTCATAATCAGTTTTGACCGGTACTTCTGTGTTACCAAGCCCCTGACCTACCCGGCTCGAAGGACCACCAAAATGGCAGGGCTGATGATTGCAGCAGCTTGGCTATTGTCCTTTGTTCTCTGGGCGCCTGCCATCTTGTTCTGGCAGTTCATTGTTGGGGAGAGGACAGTCCCGGAGCGGGAATGCTACATCCAGTTCCTATCTAATCCAGCTGTGACCTTTGGCACAGCCATCGCTGCTTTCTACCTCCCAGTGGTCATCATGACTGTGCTTTACATTCACATCTCGCTGGCCAGCAGGAGCAGAGTGAGGAGGCACAAGCCCGAGGGCAAGAAGGAGAAGAAAACTAAGCCACTCAGCTTCTTTAAGAGCCCACTGATCAAACAGAACAACAACAACTCTCCCAAGAGGGCACTGGAGGTGAAGGAGGAGGTGAGGAATGGTAAAGTGGAGGATCAACCCTTAGCACAGACAGAGGCTGCAGGTCAGCAAGAGGAGAAGGAGACCTCCAATGAATCCAGCACAGTCAGCATCACCCAGACCACAAAAGAGAAGCAGGTGGCAGAAATCTTACcagctgggccagggcagagTCCTGCCCACCCGCGGGTTAACCCAACCTCCAAGTGGTCCAAGATTAAGATTGTCACCAAGCAAACTGGTACTGAATGCGTCACAGCCATTGAGATTGTCCCAGCTAAGACAGCGGCTAACACTCTCTCAAACAATCGCCCAGCCAATGTCGCCAGAAAGTTTGCTAGCATTGCCAGAAGTCAGGTGCGGAAGAAGCGTCAGATGGCAGCCAGGGAGAAAAAAGTCACCAGAACCATATTCGCCATCCTGCTTGCCTTCATTCTCACATGGACTCCTTACAATGTCATGGTCCTTATTAACACCTTCTGTGAGACCTGCGTACCCGAGACAGTATGGTCTATTGGGTACTGGCTCTGCTACGTCAACAGCACCATCAACCCAGCCTGCTATGCCCTCTGTAATGCTACTTTCAAGAAGACCTTTAAGCACCTTCTCATGTGCCAGTACAGGAACATTGGCACAGCTAGATAA
- the CHRM4 gene encoding muscarinic acetylcholine receptor M4 isoform X1, with translation MGFENSTGAGAPTPWGAPGLAFQKEPFAVGDPQSMHNLSVQPWQMKMANLTYDNFTNGNRSEGDMQHPSNHYKTVELVFIATVTGSLSLVTVVGNILVMLSIKVNRQLQTVNNYFLFSLACADLIIGVFSMNLYTVYIIKGYWPLGAVVCDLWLALDYVVSNASVMNLLIISFDRYFCVTKPLTYPARRTTKMAGLMIAAAWLLSFVLWAPAILFWQFIVGERTVPERECYIQFLSNPAVTFGTAIAAFYLPVVIMTVLYIHISLASRSRVRRHKPEGKKEKKTKPLSFFKSPLIKQNNNNSPKRALEVKEEVRNGKVEDQPLAQTEAAGQQEEKETSNESSTVSITQTTKEKQVAEILPAGPGQSPAHPRVNPTSKWSKIKIVTKQTGTECVTAIEIVPAKTAANTLSNNRPANVARKFASIARSQVRKKRQMAAREKKVTRTIFAILLAFILTWTPYNVMVLINTFCETCVPETVWSIGYWLCYVNSTINPACYALCNATFKKTFKHLLMCQYRNIGTAR, from the exons GTCTTGCTTTCCAGAAGGAGCCATTTGCTGTTGGAGACCCAC AATCCATGCATAACCTCTCTGTTCAGCCCTGGCAGATGAAGATGGCCAACCTTACCTATGACAACTTCACCAATGGCAACCGATCTGAAGGGGACATGCAGCATCCTTCCAACCACTACAAAACAGTGGAGTTGGTCTTCATTGCCACGGTAACCGGCTCACTCAGCCTGGTCACTGTGGTGGGGAACATCCTGGTCATGCTGTCCATCAAAGTGAACCGCCAGCTCCAGACTGTGAACAACTACTTCCTTTTCAGCCTGGCCTGTGCTGACCTGATCATCGGGGTCTTCTCCATGAACCTCTACACGGTCTATATCATCAAAGGCTATTGGCCGCTGGGGGCCGTGGTGTGTGACCTCTGGCTGGCACTGGACTATGTGGTGAGCAACGCCTCTGTCATGAATTTACTCATAATCAGTTTTGACCGGTACTTCTGTGTTACCAAGCCCCTGACCTACCCGGCTCGAAGGACCACCAAAATGGCAGGGCTGATGATTGCAGCAGCTTGGCTATTGTCCTTTGTTCTCTGGGCGCCTGCCATCTTGTTCTGGCAGTTCATTGTTGGGGAGAGGACAGTCCCGGAGCGGGAATGCTACATCCAGTTCCTATCTAATCCAGCTGTGACCTTTGGCACAGCCATCGCTGCTTTCTACCTCCCAGTGGTCATCATGACTGTGCTTTACATTCACATCTCGCTGGCCAGCAGGAGCAGAGTGAGGAGGCACAAGCCCGAGGGCAAGAAGGAGAAGAAAACTAAGCCACTCAGCTTCTTTAAGAGCCCACTGATCAAACAGAACAACAACAACTCTCCCAAGAGGGCACTGGAGGTGAAGGAGGAGGTGAGGAATGGTAAAGTGGAGGATCAACCCTTAGCACAGACAGAGGCTGCAGGTCAGCAAGAGGAGAAGGAGACCTCCAATGAATCCAGCACAGTCAGCATCACCCAGACCACAAAAGAGAAGCAGGTGGCAGAAATCTTACcagctgggccagggcagagTCCTGCCCACCCGCGGGTTAACCCAACCTCCAAGTGGTCCAAGATTAAGATTGTCACCAAGCAAACTGGTACTGAATGCGTCACAGCCATTGAGATTGTCCCAGCTAAGACAGCGGCTAACACTCTCTCAAACAATCGCCCAGCCAATGTCGCCAGAAAGTTTGCTAGCATTGCCAGAAGTCAGGTGCGGAAGAAGCGTCAGATGGCAGCCAGGGAGAAAAAAGTCACCAGAACCATATTCGCCATCCTGCTTGCCTTCATTCTCACATGGACTCCTTACAATGTCATGGTCCTTATTAACACCTTCTGTGAGACCTGCGTACCCGAGACAGTATGGTCTATTGGGTACTGGCTCTGCTACGTCAACAGCACCATCAACCCAGCCTGCTATGCCCTCTGTAATGCTACTTTCAAGAAGACCTTTAAGCACCTTCTCATGTGCCAGTACAGGAACATTGGCACAGCTAGATAA
- the CHRM4 gene encoding muscarinic acetylcholine receptor M4 isoform X5, which produces MHNLSVQPWQMKMANLTYDNFTNGNRSEGDMQHPSNHYKTVELVFIATVTGSLSLVTVVGNILVMLSIKVNRQLQTVNNYFLFSLACADLIIGVFSMNLYTVYIIKGYWPLGAVVCDLWLALDYVVSNASVMNLLIISFDRYFCVTKPLTYPARRTTKMAGLMIAAAWLLSFVLWAPAILFWQFIVGERTVPERECYIQFLSNPAVTFGTAIAAFYLPVVIMTVLYIHISLASRSRVRRHKPEGKKEKKTKPLSFFKSPLIKQNNNNSPKRALEVKEEVRNGKVEDQPLAQTEAAGQQEEKETSNESSTVSITQTTKEKQVAEILPAGPGQSPAHPRVNPTSKWSKIKIVTKQTGTECVTAIEIVPAKTAANTLSNNRPANVARKFASIARSQVRKKRQMAAREKKVTRTIFAILLAFILTWTPYNVMVLINTFCETCVPETVWSIGYWLCYVNSTINPACYALCNATFKKTFKHLLMCQYRNIGTAR; this is translated from the coding sequence ATGCATAACCTCTCTGTTCAGCCCTGGCAGATGAAGATGGCCAACCTTACCTATGACAACTTCACCAATGGCAACCGATCTGAAGGGGACATGCAGCATCCTTCCAACCACTACAAAACAGTGGAGTTGGTCTTCATTGCCACGGTAACCGGCTCACTCAGCCTGGTCACTGTGGTGGGGAACATCCTGGTCATGCTGTCCATCAAAGTGAACCGCCAGCTCCAGACTGTGAACAACTACTTCCTTTTCAGCCTGGCCTGTGCTGACCTGATCATCGGGGTCTTCTCCATGAACCTCTACACGGTCTATATCATCAAAGGCTATTGGCCGCTGGGGGCCGTGGTGTGTGACCTCTGGCTGGCACTGGACTATGTGGTGAGCAACGCCTCTGTCATGAATTTACTCATAATCAGTTTTGACCGGTACTTCTGTGTTACCAAGCCCCTGACCTACCCGGCTCGAAGGACCACCAAAATGGCAGGGCTGATGATTGCAGCAGCTTGGCTATTGTCCTTTGTTCTCTGGGCGCCTGCCATCTTGTTCTGGCAGTTCATTGTTGGGGAGAGGACAGTCCCGGAGCGGGAATGCTACATCCAGTTCCTATCTAATCCAGCTGTGACCTTTGGCACAGCCATCGCTGCTTTCTACCTCCCAGTGGTCATCATGACTGTGCTTTACATTCACATCTCGCTGGCCAGCAGGAGCAGAGTGAGGAGGCACAAGCCCGAGGGCAAGAAGGAGAAGAAAACTAAGCCACTCAGCTTCTTTAAGAGCCCACTGATCAAACAGAACAACAACAACTCTCCCAAGAGGGCACTGGAGGTGAAGGAGGAGGTGAGGAATGGTAAAGTGGAGGATCAACCCTTAGCACAGACAGAGGCTGCAGGTCAGCAAGAGGAGAAGGAGACCTCCAATGAATCCAGCACAGTCAGCATCACCCAGACCACAAAAGAGAAGCAGGTGGCAGAAATCTTACcagctgggccagggcagagTCCTGCCCACCCGCGGGTTAACCCAACCTCCAAGTGGTCCAAGATTAAGATTGTCACCAAGCAAACTGGTACTGAATGCGTCACAGCCATTGAGATTGTCCCAGCTAAGACAGCGGCTAACACTCTCTCAAACAATCGCCCAGCCAATGTCGCCAGAAAGTTTGCTAGCATTGCCAGAAGTCAGGTGCGGAAGAAGCGTCAGATGGCAGCCAGGGAGAAAAAAGTCACCAGAACCATATTCGCCATCCTGCTTGCCTTCATTCTCACATGGACTCCTTACAATGTCATGGTCCTTATTAACACCTTCTGTGAGACCTGCGTACCCGAGACAGTATGGTCTATTGGGTACTGGCTCTGCTACGTCAACAGCACCATCAACCCAGCCTGCTATGCCCTCTGTAATGCTACTTTCAAGAAGACCTTTAAGCACCTTCTCATGTGCCAGTACAGGAACATTGGCACAGCTAGATAA